A stretch of the Arvicola amphibius chromosome 8, mArvAmp1.2, whole genome shotgun sequence genome encodes the following:
- the Leng9 gene encoding leukocyte receptor cluster member 9 has protein sequence MEAGADSSEAPSVCRFFLEGRCRFGARCRQPHPGAPAPTPEVVQRETGSKKPALRTAADVIQRIRWDPRLDPAEFSVGYTDRFLGVQEEPFCAFCWDEPLAALGPGVLAVPQHRIRYFRFRGRLVWDRASRTDLIFGSGSVAGRGPTILDALDDGNEYWPEVALEIPDTEKAGAASESQDGPKEGSGNLARTRLDSGLETPEEGTATKENRTGLDSGLEIPKEGGATRETVLNRTTEAGTPDSSGCFPGVKEILNSLETPGATLLPQWEAQAMDAPGLSSEEMGSEWTPGAWPDERKFPRQPRPTHFVALMATEPGLRAEVVKAQEHLVRIAPPCAAFLVPVQALHLTVALLRLTGPGEEAAATGALRRALLKPGLQVPSQLQFKDLVLLGHHVLCAIPSPTLAGMAQTLNQRLEAEGLRVVQPPGGLQPHLTLAKVPQGSQVCIPELEFSLNQELGRQPLGKLWLCRMGRAGHSYLPLVEISLK, from the coding sequence ATGGAGGCAGGGGCCGATTCCTCTGAGGCCCCCTCGGTCTGCCGCTTCTTCCTAGAGGGCCGCTGTCGCTTCGGCGCTCGCTGCCGTCAGCCACACCCCGGGGCCCCAGCGCCAACCCCTGAGGTCGTGCAGCGGGAGACTGGGTCCAAAAAGCCAGCGCTGCGTACTGCCGCTGACGTCATCCAGCGCATCCGCTGGGATCCGCGCCTGGACCCTGCCGAATTTTCGGTGGGCTATACTGACCGCTTCCTGGGCGTGCAGGAAGAGCCCTTCTGCGCCTTCTGCTGGGACGAGCCGCTGGCAGCGCTTGGGCCGGGCGTCTTGGCGGTGCCACAGCACCGCATCCGCTACTTCCGCTTCCGAGGCCGCCTGGTGTGGGACCGTGCCTCGCGTACTGACCTCATTTTTGGCTCGGGCTCTGTGGCTGGACGGGGACCCACCATCCTGGACGCACTGGACGACGGGAACGAGTACTGGCCAGAGGTTGCACTAGAAATCCCTGACACAGAGAAGGCAGGTGCGGCTTCCGAGAGTCAGGATGGCCCTAAGGAAGGGAGTGGAAACCTGGCAAGAACTAGGCTTGATTCAGGCCTGGAGACACCTGAAGAAGGTACAGCAACCAAAGAGAACAGAACTGGGCTTGATTCGGGCCTGGAGATACCCAAAGAGGGTGGGGCAACCAGAGAGACTGTCCTGAATAGGACCACAGAGGCAGGAACACCAGACTCAAGCGGGTGCTTCCCAGGAGTAAAGGAGATCTTGAACTCACTAGAAACACCTGGAGCCACTCTACTTCCACAGTGGGAGGCACAGGCTATGGACGCTCCAGGGCTTTCTTCTGAAGAGATGGGAAGTGAGTGGACTCCAGGGGCTTGGCCTGATGAAAGAAAGTTCCCTCGCCAGCCCCGGCCCACACATTTTGTGGCACTGATGGCAACAGAGCCTGGGCTTAGGGCAGAAGTGGTCAAGGCCCAAGAGCATCTGGTGCGGATTGCTCCTCCTTGTGCTGCTTTCCTGGTACCTGTACAGGCCCTGCACCTGACAGTGGCCTTGCTGAGGCTGACAGGCCCTGGGGAGGAGGCTGCAGCTACTGGGGCTCTGCGGAGGGCCCTCCTGAAACCAGGGCTTCAGGTACCCTCCCAGCTACAGTTCAAGGACTTGGTTCTTCTGGGTCATCACGTGCTCTGTGCCATACCCTCCCCAACACTGGCAGGCATGGCCCAAACTCTGAATCAGAGGCTGGAGGCTGAAGGGCTGAGAGTGGTGCAGCCCCCAGGGGGCCTACAGCCACACCTCACCCTGGCCAAAGTGCCACAGGGATCCCAGGTTTGCATCCCTGAGCTCGAGTTCAGTTTGAATCAGGAGCTAGGAAGACAGCCCCTAGGGAAACTCTGGCTATGCCGTATGGGCAGAGCAGGACATAGCTATTTGCCCCTGGTTGAGATTTCCCTCAAGTGA
- the Cdc42ep5 gene encoding cdc42 effector protein 5 gives MSVLKQLGPEQPKKRLERGALSISAPLGDFRHTLHVGRGGDAFGDTSFLSRHGGGPPPEPHTPPVGAPHSVPPPAVPQPPARGLRVPSPADPLLSFHLDLGPSILDAVLGVMDAERAKATATRPVGDTHPGTQHQKARCRPNADLPLDDVIGL, from the coding sequence ATGTCGGTGCTGAAGCAGCTGGGCCCTGAGCAGCCCAAGAAGCGACTGGAGCGTGGAGCACTGTCTATCTCGGCGCCCCTTGGAGACTTCAGGCACACATTGCATGTGGGGCGCGGTGGCGACGCCTTCGGGGACACCTCGTTCCTGAGTCGCCACGGGGGCGGCCCACCTCCCGAGCCCCACACGCCACCAGTCGGGGCCCCGCATTCTGTCCCTCCACCTGCAGTTCCACAGCCCCCTGCACGTGGTCTCCGAGTGCCTTCACCTGCGGACCCGCTGTTGTCCTTTCACCTGGACCTGGGCCCCTCTATTCTAGACGCGGTGCTAGGCGTCATGGACGCGGAGCGTGCCAAAGCAACAGCCACCAGGCCTGTCGGGGACACCCACCCTGGAACACAGCACCAGAAGGCCCGCTGCCGCCCCAATGCTGACCTCCCACTGGACGACGTCATAGGCCTGTAG